Genomic DNA from Novipirellula galeiformis:
ATTGACCGAGTTGCCCCGCGATAAAGGGTAGCTTGGGATCGCCAACGGTCGTGCGAAATCGCTCGACCAATGCATGCAAGCGAGCTTCGTATTTTGGCGCCGATCCTTGATTTGCATCGGATTCGCCCTGATGCCATAACACCCCTTTGATAACACCCGACTTCATCGCTTGCTGCATCCGCGACTGGCAATCGTCCCAGGGATGCGTTTGGGTTTGATCGTGATAGCCTCCGGGTTGCCATGCGATGATCGGTGAACCGCCGACCGCGGTGGGGACCAGCCCGACGGTGACTCCAGGGTGGGCATCGGCGTAGGCGATCGCAAACGTTCTTCCCACACCGACGCCGACGACCGAAGGTTTGTCGAAATGCAATGGATCACGAGCCGGCACCCAACGCTTCGCCTTGTCCAACATCAACACCCGGGGATCGAGTTCGGTGTCGATCGGTTCCACTTTGCCGCGACCGGCCATATTCGATTGACCCGCCAAGACAAACAAATGGAATTGGTTTGGATCGTCCGGCAGCGGAGCTTCGCTCGACGCAGAAGAATGGGGCAACGAGGGATCTTGGGCCGCAGCCAACTGAGAAACAAAGACGGCTAAGATCGCCATGCCAAGCGTCATTTTTATCATGCGACAAAATTTCAGAGAGGGATCGGGAGAACGCTAAGGGTCGTCCCTTAGTTTAACCTAATCCCCATTGGCGATGCGAAGGTGCAAATTTTGAAGTTGCGTTTGTTCACAACCCGACGCGTTAGCGAGGGGGAATCACGCTTGACTCGGTTCCTCGCTAACGCGTCGGGCTATGATTTGCTGGGAAACGGCAATAACGCGACCTTAAAACGTGCAAACGGGCCTCAATGTCCAACGAGGTTGAATTCGAGCAAGAAAGCGGGTTGGAGGAAGAAAGCGGGACAGGGGGGGAATCGCTCCAATCGTAGACACCTCTTTTTATTCAACGAACCCGAATGAGCTCGAGGATCCTTATTGACTCGACAAATCGAGGGATCCACCACAGGTAGCAGCGGGCTGCGCTGATTTAGCGTAGTGCAGGTTGGCTTGCTTGGCTCCGTCACTGCGGCGAATTTGTTCCCCAATCGAATCGCGACTTTTTGAAAGCGACAGCTCACATTCACGTTCGACTTGCATCAATTGCAGCAGCAGTTGTTCGGTTTGTTCGTGTTGTTTTCGGCACTCGGTGCGCAATGCGGTGGAAGCCCATTGTCTTGATTCAGGATCGTCGCCGATCGCGGCATGAAGCTGTTTGGAGAGCTCGCCAAGGGTCGCCAAGGGCTGCTGTTTTCTCGACAACAATTGCATCAGCTCGTTCATGTGCCCCGCTTGGACCGCTTGGAGTTGAGCTTGTCCGAGCTCCACCAGTTGGCAAACCACGGCATGACGTTGTTCGATCAACGTGGAAAGTTCATTGGCGTTCATTGTGGGGGACTCCTCGAGACGTTGGCTGACAGGATGCGTTGGCCGACAGGGGGAAAACGTGTGTCATCGATTGGGGGTGGAGGGGCTGGAGATCAAGCGGCTTAGACGCCGCCGACGGGGGCTTGGATTCCGGCCGTCATCCAGGCCATCATCTGTTTCCAACCCTGGCGATCGTAGCGGGTCGTTTTGGTGAATTCATCGTCTAGCGTTGCCGGGATTTGTTCTAACACGACGCCGGCTTGTCGGATCAATAGGTCCGCTTCGCGATTGCGTCCTAGTTCACGCACGCAGCGGGCTTGCCCCAGGATCGCTTCGAGAGCGGGCGGTTCGTTCATGTAACGCAATGACATCGTACGATAGGCGGTGGCGGCGTCTTCTAACCGACCCATTTCTTTGAGCGTGTCCGCTTCGGCCATCATACAATTTCTCAGAATGGCTTGGGCATCTTGGGTCAAGTCTTGTTCTTCCTCACGTTGCAATAACCCCTCTTTGAGATCGCGAAAGCCAGTCAATGCGGCTTCGAGCTCCGTTTCGACCTTGGTTCGCAACGCCCGACGTGCTGCGTCGAGGATATCGGGGGATTGAGATTCCAAACGTGGCCATTGAGCTGCCAAAACATGTGATCGAGCTGCGAGATAGGCAGCCGATTCCGTGCGTGGCGCAGGCCAATAACGCTGGACCGCTTCATCCAGCCGACGGATCGCGGCCTCCAGAATCGGTTGGTTTTCCTGTAGCAATTTTGCCCGCTCCGCGGCATCGGAGTGTTCGGCAAGCAAGCTGTTCTCGTAGCTCTTGCGGTAAAGAATCTCGGCGAGGGTGAACAGTGAATCACGCCAAGCCGGGCTTTGCGGTGTCAGTTCGCCGTCTTGTAAATTGTCGATCAAGTGGAGGCGTGCGTTTTCAATGTCGCCGATCTCCGAATAGGCCATCGCCAAATGGAGTCGCGCATCGTAGCGAAGCGGATCGCGGGGGAATTCGACGATCACGGTTTCCAGCGTTTGGATCGCTTCGGCAGGATTGTTTTCGGCTAATAGGGCACGCCCCATCGCGACCAAGCCACGCGGTTGACGCTGGCGTTCTTCGTATCGCAGGTAGGGGCGGAGCAGTCGGACGCTGCGTTGAAAATGGCGTCCCTGTTGATAGGCATCGATTGCATCCCATTGAGTCGCGGTGTATCGCGGTGTGTCAAAGTCGAGTTCGGCGGCGAGGGCAAACGCGTCACCGGCGGACCGAAAACGACTGCGTGATAACGAGGACGCCTGGGGGGAAATGTCGCCATTGCTTTGCGTCCCTGCGGCCAAGGTGGTCGTGGCCCATTCGCGGAATGTAATCCCTTCCTGCGTTAACGCTTCAGGACGCGTGAACAGAGGGGGCAGGCTACGGGCGATGTCGATCGTTTCTTCGTAGTCGCGTTTCTCGCGAAGTTGTTGAAGCGCGGAGATCACACGCTGACGGAACTCGTTGAGCGAGACCATCGAGGGATCAAAGCCGCGTTCGTCTCCCATTTCTCGCATCAGATAACGAATGGTTTGCAGCATCTCGATACCGAGACCTTGGTCGGCCAATTGCTCGATTTCCTCAAGCCCACTGGCGATCGCTTCTCCGCCGAAGGGACGCTGTTGTCGAACGGAGGTCCATTGGGAAAGGGCTCGCTCGGGCATGCCTTGGCACAAGTAGGCGCGTCCCGCCCAGATTTGAGCGCGGGCTGCAACCTGCGGAGAGGCTTCGCGTTGGAGGGTGAGTAGATCCATCATCGTGGTGGACAATTCGGCAATCGCAGCTTGGCGATCGTCCCCCGGGTGCTGCGGCTTTTTGCCGTAACGCCCCATCGCCTTTTCGACCTGAACGACGCAGTCGGCCAATTTGAAACGGTGCAGAAAGTCGATGTAGTCAGCCTGTTTCGTCACCTCTGCGGACGCGATCGCTTGGTTGCCACGAGCGATCGCCGCTTCGGCTTCCTCGAAACGTCCTAGACGGGTCAAGGCTTTGATGCGGATCAGTTTGGCCTCGAACCGAATGGAGCGTCGTAACGTGGTGTCTTTGAGCAGTGCATCGATCGTGTTCAAGGCAAGTGCCGGGCGTGGCTCATTGGATCGCAGATGCGTTTCAGCCAGTGACGGCAACAAGCTCCGCCGCAATGTGGGATCCAATGCAATCAGTTGTTCAAAGAGGGTGGCGGCTTTATCGTATTCCCCTAATTGATACAACGATTCGGCGAGCAGGCGTTTGCCTTCGACCTCGCGTCCGAGCGGCAATCCGTTTTTGACGGCGACTTCGAATTCAGGGACCACCGCGAACAAGAGGTTGCGTCGCTCACGCGCGTCATCGAGCGTGCGAGCCTGCATCACGTTTCCCGCATGGATCAGAAATTGACGCAGTTTTCGCCACTCCGCCATCTCGTCCGCTTGTCGGGCTTCGTCGGTTGAACGCGTCTGCGACGCTGGGGGGGCGGTGTCGTCCGCATCGCTGGATTCCGTGGACGCCGCGGGGGGCGGCTCCGCGCCGGTACCCGTGGCTTGGTTTTCGGGGGGGAACTCGTCTCCCAGTTCGACGGTTTGGGCAAGCTGCCCCGCCACGATAGGATTGCCGGCCATGTATTCGCGTGACGCGATTTTCAGCGTTTCAATCGCCTCGGGAGGCCCGTTTCCAAACCAAACGGAAAAAGCGACCCCCAAACCGATCGTTGCAATCACCGCGGCGGCAAGCATCAACGCGGCGCTTATTTTATCGCTCCCCCAATAGGGAGGGCGAGGTTCGGTGTTGTCAGCCTTTGGGTCAGCCACCTTTTTTCTCAGGCACTTTTTTCACTTGGGGCGGTTTAGCAGCCGTCAATGCTCGGATGCCTATCTTCACGATGCCTGGGGATTAGCAGAAAACCGGCCGTGCGGTCAAGTTGTTGTCGGCCATCCCGGACGCTGCCATCCCGGACACTGGTAGGGACGATTTCCAGGCGGCCGAGTTACACCGCAAAAACGCTCGCTCCCGATCGCCGGGCGATGCGGCGAGGTACGATCGAGATTGAATCGATCTGAGCACATTGGGTGAGGTCGGCTGAGTAGCCGGCTCGAATCACATTTTTGCCCCCCCGTGATTCCGCTAGCCGCGCCGCCAATGCGTCGGATTCGGGAATCGCAAACGCACCCGGCTGGGGATGACGGCCGAACCAGGATTGCCAAGTTTGGCCCGCTAAGAGCGACTCGTCGTTGAGTTCCAGCGGCGGGAGTGCCTCGATTGCTAGCGGATTTTCGAATCGTGATTGGCAAAGCGTGACCACGGCTCCGGCGAACAACACGTCTTCCATCGTGATAAAACCATCGGTGCCCGCACACACCAAGGCGACGTTCGCGGTGGGATCAAGACGATCGACGACCGCTGTCAGATTGAGAAAACAGCCGAGTAATACCTCTTTTGCTAGCGAAGCCGCTTCGATCGCTTTGGTGCCGTTGGTGGTGGTCACGACAAGTTCGCGTCCGGCCACACGCTCGGGCGGATACTCGCTCGGAGAGTTCCCGCAATCGAATCCCTCGATGGGAACGCACGCTCGTTCGCCGCACAACAGAGGGGGAGTTGGCATCGCACCAGCGATCTGGCGTGCTTGATCGACGTCGCGGGTGGTTACGATTTGTTTGGCCCCCCCCGCCATCGCCACACTCATGACCGACGTGGCGCGGAGGATATCGATCACGACGGCAATCTCCGTTCGGTCATCGATGGGGTTCAGCGGAGGCAGCAAGGATGTCCACAAACGCATTAAAAAAAGTTTCCTAAAAATGGTCCTGTTCTGGCTCCGCCCAAACGCGAGCTTCGTCATCAAGCCAATCGACGTGAATGACATTCGGGTTGCAACAAACCGGACAATCCTCGACATATTCTTGCTGGGTTCCCGACGAGGGATCGAGCGGAATGACGATTTCCTCGCCGCAAGAATCGCAAAGGTACGTTGCTTCATTATCCATTTTGACACTCTTGTGGATGGATGCCTGGGGCGTATCAACGCGGATCACCCTCCAATCGCACCTCGTTTTGGGGAGCGGAGGGAATTCGTGATTCATCAACGATGTCGCTTGGGCGTTCTCGAAGAACTGCCGATGCTACCCTATAATCACGGCGACCATGATTATCCCCCGTTCTTTTCTTAAGTGCTATGCCCGGACCTGCAATCTCACGCTCCGTATCGTCCGGTGAAAACGCGTCCGGTCAAGGCAGTTCGCGTCAAAACGTCGATTCGAGCGTGTTGCTGGCTCGGTTTGGATTGACCCAATTTCGCCCCGGCCAACGCGATGTCGTCGATGCGATCGCTGCGGGGAACGACGTGATGTGTGTGATGCCGACCGGGGGTGGGAAAAGCTTGTGTTACCAATTGCCGAGTTTGGCTCGCTCGGGCACGACGATTGTTGTCTCGCCGCTGATCGCGTTAATGAAAGATCAGGTCGATACGCTGCAAGCTCGCAATATCAATGCGAAATTGCTCAACAGCACGCTGAGCATGTCCGAGCAAGTCGACGTGATGCAGGAGATGTCGCGCGGCGAGTTGGACTTGGTTTATGTCGCGCCGGAACGACTTCGCAATTCGCGTTTTTTAGAAGCGGTGACGACGGCCAATATTTCGCTGTTGGCGGTCGACGAAGCTCACTGCGTGAGCGAGTGGGGCCATGACTTTCGCCCTGACTATTCGCGATTGGGCCGATTTCGTGATCGCTATCTTTCCAAGGTGCAAACGATTGCGTTAACCGCGACGGCCACGCCTGCGGTGCGAAAAGACATTATCGACTTGTTGCGTCTGCGAGAACCGAAAACGTTCGTGACCGGTTTCGCCCGCACGAATTTGCGGTTTAGCGTTTTGCATTCCAAGGGAGACCGGGAAAAAGACGAACAACTGGTCAACTATGTGAACCAATGCGAAGGCACAGGGATCATTTACGCGGCGACCCGAAAGCGATGCGAAGAGATCGCCGGTTGGTTGCCTGAGAAAACCAAACGTCCCATCGGCGCCTATCACGCCGGCTTAGAGCCGCAGCAGCGCCAACGGATTCAAGACGATTTTATGTCGGGAAAACTGGCGGCGATCGTGGCGACCAATGCGTTTGGAATGGGGATTGATAAATCGGATATCCGTTACGTCATTCATTACAACATGCCGGGCACGCTCGAAGCGTATTACCAAGAAGCCGGCCGCGCCGGTCGCGATGCCAAAGACAGCGATTGTTTGATGTTGTTTTCCTACAACGATCGCTACATTCAAGAGTTCTTTATCGAGAATCGATACCCTTCGCGCGAAACGGTTTCGAAGGTCTATGAGTTTCTGCATTCGCGTTCGGAGGATCCGATCGAATTGACGCTCGAGCAAGTGCGAGCGGCGATTGACGTCAAAGATGGCAGCGAAGCGATTGGCACGTCGCAAACCTTGTTGGCCAAGGCGGGCGTGTTGAAACGGCTCGACAGCACGGCAAATCACGCGTTGATTCGCATCGACAGTAACGCCCCGACGATGTTGGACTTTTTGCCCAAGGAAGCCAAGATCCGGCGGCGCGTGATGTTGGCGGTGGAAAAGGTGATCGGCAAACAACGTGGCGAGGATGTCTTTGTGACCCCCAAACGTTTATCCGATTTGGCAAACGTTGATCGCGAACAACTCAGCCGTACCCTGCGCGAGTTGAGGCGGTTGAAAGGGTTTGATTACGTGCCTCCCTTTCGTGGCCGCGCGGTTCATTTAATCGAACGCGATGTGCCATTCGATTCGCTCGAGATCGACTTTGATGAACTCGAGCGACGTCGCCAAGCCGAGCATGCAAAACTAGATGCCGTGATCGGTTTTGCGCGTAGTAGTGGCTGTCGCCAACGGGTGATTTTAGATTACTTCGGTGATCCCGAAAGCAAGGATTGTGGCAACTGTGATCGTTGCAATCCCGAGGGCCGGCGCTCGAGCGTGCCCGTGGATGAAGCGGTCGTAGCAAAAGCGTTCGAGGGAGTGGATCGCGATGGCTTTGTCCGCGGAGTCCGCGTGGTGCTCAGCGGTGTGTTTCGCATGCATGCACGGTTTGGGAAAAATCTCGTTGCCCAAATGCTCTGCGGATCGAAAAATAAAAAACTGCAACAATGGAAATTGCATCGACTGAGCACCTACGGATTGTTGTCACTGTTGAAACAAAGTGAAGTCGTCGCAGTGATGGATGCCTTGATCGCACGCGGTTTGTTGATCCAACGCGAGGTGGATGATCGTCGCCCGACGGTCGATCTAAGCGACTTCGGTAGTTTGGTGATGCACGCCAAGGAGCCGGTCAACGACACGTTGGGGATGAAGTTTCCGTTGGTCAAGCGGTTGGCCGCGGCTGCGAAAACGCTCGAAGCTGCCGACGTGCACGAAAAATCGAGTGCGATCCAGGAGGAAACTGAAACGTCCACCGACGCGCCGGAGTCGCCCTACTGCGAAGAATTGACAACGGAGCTCAAGGAACGATTGAAACGGTGGCGACAAAAATCGTCTGCGGCTTTGGCGATCCCGGCCTATCGTATTTTGAGTAATGCGACGATCGACCGCATCATCGATGCGGTGCCGCAAACCAGCAGCGAGTTGGAGAAAATCTCCGGTATTGGCCCTGAGACGATGGAGCAATTCGGCTACGACATCGTCGAGCTCATTTTGTCGGTCGTCGGCGAATATCCCCCCGCGACGGCGACCGCTTCCTCGGCGAGCGACTCCGACAGCCATTCGGCCAGCGAAGAACGTGCCAGCGACGAACGGGCTAATGACGAACGGGCTAATGATGAACGGGCCAAGGATGCCTGCGAAAACGCGGCGGAAGCCGAGACCTTGTTCGGTGATGAAGCGGTTGAGGCGGTCGATGCAGCAAGGTGCGAGTACGAGCGATCCGCAGCCGAAGGCATGGATGGAGCGCAGGAAGACGATGATTTTGAGGAGCAAGTCGAGGGGGGGACAAGTCGCGACGTTGATCGTGACCGGAGTGTCGCGATAGCGAAACCGGGGGGGGAAACGTCAGAATTGGATTCGGATGGGCCGCTGGGGACCCATCCGACCCAGGACGACGCAGCGGACGCGTATTGGACATGGCGTCTATTCCGCGATGGTTACACGGTATCCCAGGTCGCTTTGATTCGTCGCTGTCCGGCAGTGGCCTTGGTCCGTCAGCTGGAAATCGCCTCGATCGTCGGGCATCCGGTCGATCCGAGTTGGTTGGCAGCCGCACGGGCAGTGAAGCCGTAGCGGGGCAACCTGCGGAGGGTGAGGCAGCGGAGGATGATTAGGCGAGCGAGCTTGAATTGGAGTATTTTCGCCGTTGGGAACCGATCCAATGGGCCAAAGGCGTGTCTCGAGCCCCACGTTGGTGGCCTGGGCACATTCAAAATGGCAAGCTTCGGGTGAACGCTTTGCGTTTTGGTCGGTTAGTCATCGAGCGTTACAGTCGATACAATCGGGCCGGCCTACCAACGAAGTTTGGAACCTGTTGCGGCGGAAGCGATTGTGCAATTGGGCATCTTGAACAAGGGTTTAGAGTGAAGGGTTGGGCTGATCCGTGAAAAACTGGCACGCAACGTGCATTCGCTGGATCAGCCGTTGCTGGTGTGGCATTTTTGACAGACAAACAATACGCTCCGCAGCGGCGGGCTTGGCATGATTGGCCAAGCCGGATGCTGCGATGGGCGATCTAGAGAATCGACCTACGGGTCAAGGTTGACAAAGGAAACCGATGGATAAAAGGTCCGACGAAAAAGATTCGGCAAAGGGCGGCGTCGCCGCGAACAAACGTGGTAATAACACGTTTTTGATCGCCTTGGTGGTTGCTGGACTGATCGCGATGCTGTTCATGAATCGCGGCGCGAACGTGACCGAAGTCTCAACGAGTTTCTTCCTCGATCAACTCGCCAACAATAATGTCGAGTCGGTACAAATCTCCGACCAACGGGTCTACGGGACGTTCAAGGTTCGCCCTGACGCGCCCGATGTGATGGAAGAGGGCAAGCGGAAGCCGCAGGTTGATAGCGAAGGAAAAACGGTCAAGTTGCCGAAAGAATTCCTGTTCCGCCTCTCCGCCGACGCGGGGGCCTCGGTGCGACTGCAAGAGCGTCTTGAGGCAGCCGATGTCGATTTCCGCATCATGCCGGCTGACAATTCGCAGCAAATCATCAGCATTATCGCGTTTATTATCTTGCCGTTGGGAATCGTGTTCTTTTTGTTCATGATGCTCCGCCGTACGCGCAGCGACATGATGGGGGGCGGGTTCTTGTCAGGGTTCAGCAAGAGTCCTGCGAAGCTTTTCGAAGCGTCCGAAAAGATGATTACCTTCAACGAGGTCGCTGGACTCGAAGGGGTCAAAGCCGATCTGCAAGAGATCGTCGAATACTTGAAAACTCCCGAAAAGTTTCAGCGACTGGGCGGGTTTGTCCCCAAGGGGGTGCTCTTAAACGGGCCTCCGGGAACCGGTAAAACGTTGTTGGCACGCGCCGTGGCGGGCGAAGCCGGGGTGCCGTTCTTTTCGGTCAACGGTAGCGAATTCATTCAAATGTTCGTTGGCGTTGGTGCTAGCCGGGTGCGAGATTTGTTTCGCACCGCGAAGGAAAACAGTCCGGCGATCATCTTTATCGATGAAATCGATGCGGTCGGACGCCAGCGGGGTGCGGGTGTCGGGGGCGGTCACGATGAACGCGAACAAACCTTGAATCAAATCCTCGGCGAAATGGACGGCTTTAGTCAAAGCCAGACCGTGATTGTGATCGCTGCGACCAACCGTCCCGATGTTTTAGACCCGGCGTTGTTACGCCCGGGACGCTTCGACCGTCACGTCACCGTGGGACGCCCGACGATGAAGGGACGCGAGGAAATCTTTAAGGTTCACGTTCGCGATGTGCCCCTTGGCGACGATGTCGACTTGAAACGACTCGCTGCGGGAACGGTCGGATTGACGGGTGCGGACATTCGCAACATGGTCAACGAGGCCGCGCTATGGGCAGCTCGACAGGACAAGAAGCTTGTCGAAATGAATGACTTTGATTACGCCCGGGATAAAATCCTGATGGGCGCCAAACGTGAAGAAGTCCTGCAAGAGAGCGAGAAGGAAAAGACCGCTTATCACGAAGCCGGACACACGTTGACGGCATGGCATCTCGATGGAGCCCATGTGGTTCATAAGGTCACGATCATTCCTCGGGGACGCGCCCTCGGGGTGACTCAGTACGTCCCCAGCGAAGATCGATTGAGCATCAGCAAGCGAGAGCTCGAGCATCAATTGATTGTGTTGCTCGGAGGCCGTGCGGCCGAGAAGATCATTTACAATGAAACCTGTGTCGGGGCGGAGAATGATCTCGAGCGGGCTACCAGTATTGCTCGGCGGATGGTGACGCATTGGGGGATGAGCCCTAAGGTCGGTCCGGTCAGCTACAAGACGAGCGACGAAGATCCCTTCCTCGGACGAGAAATTCATCAAGCGCGGCATTTCAGCGAGCATACGCAAGAATTGGTGGACGAAGAGGTCGCTCGGATCTTGCTCGAAGCGGATCAAAAAGCAGAGCAATTGCTACGCGAACACCGCGGGGAACTCGAGACGATCACACGTTCCCTGTTGGAGCACGAAGAGCTGGGTGAAGCTGAATTGACCGAGCTAATCGGGATGTCGATTCAGGTTCGTAATCGTAAAAAAGGCGACCCGCCAGCGATCGAGCAAACGCTTGCTCCGGAAAGTGGTGCGGATCATAGCCCAGGGTCCGCCGTGGGCGGTCACTCTAGCACGCCACCGAAGGACCGTTAGGGCATGATGTCTTAATGGCTAAAAAGAAACGCGGCAAAGCACGCACCGATTTTCGCAAAAAGTACCAAGCTCGTGTTCGCCAAGGGGACATGACGCGGTCCTTCCAACTTGGCGACGTTGAGAAGCTCGCGGATGTCGTTCATGGAGAACGGGTCAGCGGCAAAGGCGAATTGACGCGTAAGCGAACCGTGAACAATCCGACGATTGAAAAGGATGAGGACGGGGTTACCTCGTCGCCCGATCAATCGCTGATCAAGGGACGTGTGATTAGCGTTCACGGATTGCGGAGCAAGGTGCTTGGTGAAGATGGAGTGTTCTATGAATGCGCGATCCGCCAAGTGCTCAAATCGCTTAGCATCGAACAACGCGGCGTCATTGTCGCGGGAGATCGAGTCTTTTTTCGTGCCGAGTCTCCCTCGGACGGGATGATCGAGAGTATCGATCCGCGGAGCGGGGTGATCAGCCGATCGAGTCGGGGGCGCCAGCACGTGATCGCGGCTAACGTTGATTACTTGTTGATCATCACCAGCGCGGCACAACCCGGACTCAAACCCGCTCTGATCGATCGCTTTTTGTTGACGGCCGAGCATTGTGGTGTCGAGCCGGTGATCGTGATCAACAAGTTGGACTTGATCGACCCGGTGCCGCTGCAACCGATGGTCGGTGTGTTTGCGTCGATGGGTTACCGG
This window encodes:
- the rsgA gene encoding ribosome small subunit-dependent GTPase A, with the protein product MAKKKRGKARTDFRKKYQARVRQGDMTRSFQLGDVEKLADVVHGERVSGKGELTRKRTVNNPTIEKDEDGVTSSPDQSLIKGRVISVHGLRSKVLGEDGVFYECAIRQVLKSLSIEQRGVIVAGDRVFFRAESPSDGMIESIDPRSGVISRSSRGRQHVIAANVDYLLIITSAAQPGLKPALIDRFLLTAEHCGVEPVIVINKLDLIDPVPLQPMVGVFASMGYRVLVTSAETGENVDYLRALLSGKQTALAGQSGVGKSSLLNAIEPGLGLAVSAVSQDNEKGRHTTTATTLIPLDGGGAVFDTPGIRQFQLWDIASGEVSAAMPDLRPYVSACRYPNCLHLSEDGCAVKEAVADSRIDARRYDSYCHLVEELLAEEGTFR